Proteins co-encoded in one Nicotiana sylvestris chromosome 7, ASM39365v2, whole genome shotgun sequence genomic window:
- the LOC138873888 gene encoding uncharacterized protein, producing MASPPNFEEGQSTYRPPRFNGQYYGWWKTRMRDYIMVEDSELWDVICDRPFVPMKTVGKGTVTVVKRRKEYNDADRKAIEKNFRAKKILVCGIELDEYNSISACQSAKEIWEALQTAHEGTTPLSSPKLIYLLLSMFFLR from the coding sequence aTGGCTTCTCCACCAAATTtcgaggaaggacaatcaacgtACAGACCACCAAGATTCAACGGCCAATACTATGGTTGGTGGAAAACAAGAATGCGTGACTACATTATGGTTGAGGACTCAGAGTTGTGGGATGTAATCTGTGATAGACCTTTTGTTCCCATGAAAACTGTTGGTAAGGGAACAGTTACAGTcgtaaaaagaagaaaagagtacAACGATGCTGATagaaaggctattgagaagaatTTTAGGGCAAAAAAGATTCTTGTTTGTGGCATCGAACTAGATGAGTACAATAGCATCTCAGCTTGTCAGTCTGCTAAGGAGATTTGGGAAGCTCTTCAAACTGCCCATGAGGGAACTACTCCGTTAAGCAGTCCAAAATTGATATACTTACTACTGAGTATGTTCTTTTTGAGATGA